The Pollutimonas sp. M17 sequence GGCTGGGCAATCGCGGTGCCGACGGCATCGAGGAAGGTCCGGACTCCACAGAGCAGGGTAGCGGCTAACGGCCGTCCGGCGAGGCGGTGCACGCGTTGCGCCGCCGAGCCGAGGAACAGGGCCACAGAGACGAGTCTGTGGCGCGGGCATGTTTCGCATGCACCGGCACGGCCATCTCCGTGCCGCGCGCCGGGAAACCGGTGCGGCGCCGCAGGGTGAAACGCGGCAACCTCTATCCGGAGCAACATCAAATAGGCATGCGCAGGCCTTGGCCGAAAGAGCGGCTCGCTCGAGCATGCGGGTAGATGGCCAGAGCGCGGCAGCAATGCCGCGCCCAGAGGAATGATTGCCCGCCGGGCTCGCCCGGCGTACAGAATCCGGCCTATAGGCCCGTCTCACACTTTTCTCTCCCGGCACCTTTGCGAAAGTGTCAGCAATTGCAAAGCATGAGCGCCGCCCGGCGTCGATGATCTGATAAACGACTTGCACTTGCTTCTCCAATTTCTTGATTTAAATACATATTTTTTTGCGACTTCCCTTTGGAAACGGCGCTAAGTGCTTGTTGTAATTGAAAAAATTGCAACTTTGCGCTTGACCTCTTGCAAGCCTTACCGTAGAGTGGGGAAAAGTAGGATTTTGTGCAAAAAAGTGGGGAAGGAAACGTGTTTCAGGGTAGCAGCGCTCTCACATTGGATGCCAAGGGTCGGATCTCGATTCCGACCCGGCATCGTGACGCGCTGATTTCCCAGGTAGAGGGTCGCCTGACCCTCACACGCCACCCCGATGGCTGCCTGCTGGTCTATCCCCGCCCGGTGTGGGAACAGAAGCGCCAGGAGGTCGCCAGGCTGCCCATGAAGGCCCGGCCCTTGCAGCGCTTGCTGCTGGGTAATGCCCAGGACGTCGAAATGGACGGATCGGGCCGGATCCTGGTCGCGCCCGAGTTGCGTGCCGCAGCCGGCCTCAGCCGTGAGGTCATGCTGCTGGGCATGGGCAATCACTTCGAGTTGTGGGACGTCGCCGCGTGGGCGAGCCGCGAAGAGGAAGACCTTGCCAAGGGCATGACCGAGGCCCTGGAAGAATTTACTTTCTGAACCTGACTATGGAGTTCTCTCATCGATCCGTGCTGCTGGAGCCTGCGGTCAACGCTCTCGTTGATCCCGATTTCGGAGCCAAGGGCAAGCGCGGCAAGTCGGCAACGGGGTCGTTGGAGCAGGCGCACGGTGTGTTCGTCGATGGCACTTTCGGGCGTGGCGGGCATAGCCGCTTGTTGTTGTCCCGTCTGTCGCCGCAGTCCAGGCTGGTGGTTTTCGACAAGGACCCGGAGGCCATTGCCGTAGCGCACGCCCTGCAGCGTGAAGACGACCGTGTGGTCGTGGTGCACGGGGGGTTTGCGGCGATGCCGGAGAAACTGGCGGAGCTGGGTTTCGAGAAGGTCGATGGCGTGATGCTGGATCTGGGAATTTCATCCCCTCAGATCGACGACGCCAGCCGGGGGTTTTCGTTCATGCGGGAAGGCCCGCTGGACATGCGGATGGATACCAGCAGCGGTCCCACCGCTGAGCAATGGCTGGCACAGGCCGGCCTCGAGGAATTAAAGGAGGTCATAGCTAAATATGGCGAAGAACGGTTTGCTTTCCAGATTGCAAAGGCGATTATTGCTCGCCGCGAATCCAGGCCGCTGCGCACAACGCTCGACCTCGCCGAGCTCGTCGCCAGTGTCGTCCGTACGCGCGAAAAGGGCCAGCATCCGGCCACTCGCACCTTTCAGGCTATACGGATTTACCTCAATCAAGAACTCCAGGAGCTCGCGCTCGCCCTCGCGGCAATCCTGAAGATTCTGGCACCGGGAGGGCGTTTGGCGGTGATCAGTTTCCATTCTCTTGAAGACCGCATGGTCAAGCAGTGCATCGCGTCGGCCGCCAGGCCGGCCGCGGCGCATGCGCGCCTGCCTATTTTCGAGAAGGACATGCCGCAGCCCATACTCAATTCGCTCGGACGTGTCCTGCCCAGCGACGAAGAGGCCAAAGAGAACGTGCGCGCCAGGTCCGCCGTGTTGCGCGTGGCCGAACGCACGTCGACGCCGCTGCCGGCCGACCAGGGGGCATCCTTCGTCAAGGCCATGAACCTGACGGCGCCGCCGGCGCACTCCAGGAAGGGGCGCTGATCATGGGTCGACTGAGCCTGCTGTTTGCCTGCCTGCTGATGATTTCAGCCCTGTCGCTGGTCACGGCCCGATTCCAGTCCCGTCAACTGTTCGTGCAGGCCGACAGGCTCGAGGACAAGGCGCGCGAGCTCGACACCGACTGGCGCCGGCTGCAGCTGGAGCGCGCCGAGCTGGCGCGCAATGCGCGGATCGACGCCACGGCGCGCAAAGAACTGGAAATGGTGTCCGCCACCCCCGACAGGACCTTGTACATCAAAGGCCAGGCGCCCGCCGCCCCAGTTCCAGGCGAAGGGGGCCGGCCATGAAGCGCGTACGCTTTTACGACAGCCCGGTGCTGAATGTGCAGATGCCTTTGTGGCGTTCCCGGCTGGTGTTGATTCTGCTGATGCTGGGGTTCTCGGCCCTGGGCGTCAAAGCCTTGTATTTGCAGGGCCTGTCCACGGAGTTCCTGCAGCAGCAGGGCGAGCGGCGCTACGAGCGCACTTTGGTGCTGCCGGCGACGCGCGGAAAGATATTCGATCGCAGCGGCTCGGTGGTGCTGGCCTCCAGCGTGCCGGCCCGCGCGATCTGGGCCATACCCGAAGATGCGAAGAATGCGAGCGATGCGCAGCTTTCCAGGCTGGGCAAGCTGCTGGGCATGTCCGTCAAGGACATCAAGAGCCGCCTGGTCGACGAGGACAAGAATTTCGTCTACATCAAGCGCCAGGTGTCGGTGGAGCTGGCGGACGAAATCAAGCATATGAAAGTGCCGGGATTCCATCAGCAGGCCGAGATGCGCCGCTTTTATCCGGAAGGCGATATCACCGCCCACGTGATCGGCTTTACCAATATCGAGGACAAGGGCATCGAGGGCGTCGAACTGGCCTTCAATTCCGAGCTGTCCGGCCGGCCGGGCTCGCGCCGGGTGATCAAGGACAGGCTGGGCCGCGTGGTCGAAGACGTGCAGGCCATCGTTCCGCCGGTCGATGGGCAGGACCTGATGCTGTCCATCGACGCCGGCCTGCAATTCGACACCTTCACGGCCCTGAAGAAGGCGCTGGAAGAGCACAAGGCCAAGGCCGGCGCCGGCATCGTCATCGACGTGCGCACGGGCGAGATACTGGCGCTGGTGAACCTGCCCACCTACGATCCCAACGACCGCGATGACCGCAAAGGTCCGGCGCTGCGCAACAGGGCCATTACCGACACCTTCGAGCCCGGTTCCATCATGAAGCCGTTCACGGCCGCGCTGGCGCTGGATATCAAGCGTATCACCACATCCACGCTGTTCGACACGGGCAACGGCCACTACCGTTACCAGGGATCCACCATTTCCGATGTCAGCCGCAACGGCATGCTGAACGTCGCGGGCATACTGCGGCGCTCCAGCAATATCGGCATGACCATGATTTCCGAGCGCCTGACGTCCCAGGAAATGTGGAACAAGTTCACCGAGCTGGGTTTCGGCCGCGCGCCGCAGGCCAATTTTCCCGGCGTGGCGTCCGGCCGGCTGCGCCCCTGGGAGCGCTGGCGTCCGATCGAGCGCGCCACCATGGCCTATGGCTACGGCCTGTCGGTCTCGCTGCTGCAGATGGCGCACGCCTATACGGCGTTTGCGCGCAACGGCGACATGGTTTCCCTGACGCTGCTCAAGCGCGAAGGCAAGCCGACCAGTGTGCAGGTCTATACACCCCAGGTGACGACGCAGATCCGCGCCATGCTGGAAGCGGCGGCCGGACCCGACGGCGCCAAGCTGGCGCAGGTGCAGGGCTATCGGGTCGCGGGCAAGAGCGGCACGGCCAGGCAGATCGTCAACGGCAAGTACAGCACCTCGCTCTATCGCGGGTCGTTCGTGGGCTTTGCCCCGGTTTCCAATCCGCGCATCGTTGTCGCCATCACGATAGACGAGCCGCATTCCAATGGCTACTACGGAGGCCGGGTTGCCGCGCCCGTGTTCGCCGACGTCGTGGCCAGCAGCTTGCGCCGCCTGGGCGTGCAG is a genomic window containing:
- the mraZ gene encoding division/cell wall cluster transcriptional repressor MraZ, whose product is MFQGSSALTLDAKGRISIPTRHRDALISQVEGRLTLTRHPDGCLLVYPRPVWEQKRQEVARLPMKARPLQRLLLGNAQDVEMDGSGRILVAPELRAAAGLSREVMLLGMGNHFELWDVAAWASREEEDLAKGMTEALEEFTF
- the rsmH gene encoding 16S rRNA (cytosine(1402)-N(4))-methyltransferase RsmH, with amino-acid sequence MEFSHRSVLLEPAVNALVDPDFGAKGKRGKSATGSLEQAHGVFVDGTFGRGGHSRLLLSRLSPQSRLVVFDKDPEAIAVAHALQREDDRVVVVHGGFAAMPEKLAELGFEKVDGVMLDLGISSPQIDDASRGFSFMREGPLDMRMDTSSGPTAEQWLAQAGLEELKEVIAKYGEERFAFQIAKAIIARRESRPLRTTLDLAELVASVVRTREKGQHPATRTFQAIRIYLNQELQELALALAAILKILAPGGRLAVISFHSLEDRMVKQCIASAARPAAAHARLPIFEKDMPQPILNSLGRVLPSDEEAKENVRARSAVLRVAERTSTPLPADQGASFVKAMNLTAPPAHSRKGR
- the ftsL gene encoding cell division protein FtsL, with the translated sequence MGRLSLLFACLLMISALSLVTARFQSRQLFVQADRLEDKARELDTDWRRLQLERAELARNARIDATARKELEMVSATPDRTLYIKGQAPAAPVPGEGGRP
- a CDS encoding peptidoglycan D,D-transpeptidase FtsI family protein, with translation MKRVRFYDSPVLNVQMPLWRSRLVLILLMLGFSALGVKALYLQGLSTEFLQQQGERRYERTLVLPATRGKIFDRSGSVVLASSVPARAIWAIPEDAKNASDAQLSRLGKLLGMSVKDIKSRLVDEDKNFVYIKRQVSVELADEIKHMKVPGFHQQAEMRRFYPEGDITAHVIGFTNIEDKGIEGVELAFNSELSGRPGSRRVIKDRLGRVVEDVQAIVPPVDGQDLMLSIDAGLQFDTFTALKKALEEHKAKAGAGIVIDVRTGEILALVNLPTYDPNDRDDRKGPALRNRAITDTFEPGSIMKPFTAALALDIKRITTSTLFDTGNGHYRYQGSTISDVSRNGMLNVAGILRRSSNIGMTMISERLTSQEMWNKFTELGFGRAPQANFPGVASGRLRPWERWRPIERATMAYGYGLSVSLLQMAHAYTAFARNGDMVSLTLLKREGKPTSVQVYTPQVTTQIRAMLEAAAGPDGAKLAQVQGYRVAGKSGTARQIVNGKYSTSLYRGSFVGFAPVSNPRIVVAITIDEPHSNGYYGGRVAAPVFADVVASSLRRLGVQPDAPIESLVAIGPNGEAPQ